DNA from Tripterygium wilfordii isolate XIE 37 chromosome 4, ASM1340144v1, whole genome shotgun sequence:
ACAACGAATCAAAGAGTCCATGGATCGAGGCTTAGTGTTGTTACTTACACCTACTCTCTATGGATTGAGCATGCTATAAAGCACAAAGTTGGGCCCAACTAGTAATGGCTCAGTTAAACAGCACAAAATGAAGCAGGCCCTCATTGGTGCAATGGTAAGCGAATCCAAAGGCACTAGGTGCTAGCCTGCTAGGTGAGGGTCATATTTGCATAGGGAGTGAGTGGACCACATTCCACTCACTTCAACATCAGCCCCATCTGCACAACGACCCAGCCTGTCATGCACCTCGTAAGTCCACTATTTGGTGGTCTAACCCAAGATTTATGAGGGCCCATTTTTGCATCTTTTCATTGGCGTtgcttcttttcattttctgttggtGTAGGTAGCGTCCTTACAATTGCGACGCATATcccatgaaaaagaagaagaaaagctaTCGAATAAACAATCTGCAATTGTGACATATAAAAGTGCCACCAACTAAAGAATACCTAATTGATGGAGACAGGAGTGGAAGACAGTATTTGCTATATCAACAGTGTGCATAACAAAGAGTCTAGGAATAAGTGGGGAACAGCTTATCTGATCCTAGGATTTCATCGAATTTAATACACAGTCTTCCTTATACCTTACTTTGATAAGTCAATGGTACCCAGTGTAATCTGGACCTGTGTCCTTATCACTACCATTTTTGACATGCCCTTATCACTTTCCTTGTACTATTAAGTGCCCATATACACATGTTTGGGGTTAAACGATTGAGCTAAAAACGTGACTAAAAGCAATGCAAATTCTAAAAGGAAAACTAAAACATACCAAGACACaggaaaattaaacaaaagaaataaaaaaagccTAAAACCCAGAATCAAATTTCTTTCAAACATTGATGGGTACCCCAAAAAGCCTAAACCCCTTTTCCTCCACAGTATGTGTTGATGAAGATGATTCCAATCCCAACTCTTTCTCATCTTCTCCTCTGCTTTGCCCTAGCTTTAGTTCCAAACCCACTTGCATTTCATCTCCATCCACCACACAACTTTTATCTCCATTGTTGTTGCCATGAACCACATCAATCAAGCTTAATTTTTGACCATCTTCAGCCCTATGACTGGGACAATCACATTTGTAAAATGTGACAACatctttctccttcaaattctTTCCCTTCACAAACCTGTTCCAACCCCTTGTGAACACAAAACCTGGCTACTCTTCCAATAACAATACCTAAACTTCCATGGCCTCATGTTCCTATCATAGAACACTAATTCTAAATCATCATGATCATCCACGTCTTCACTTATGTAAGGAAAATATTTAACAGCAAATCGTTTCGGAATCACAAGCCGGTTAAGCTTACCGACATCGCTTGGTGTCAGTTCCTTTTGAAACAGTTGCACACATGAAAATTGTGAATCAGTACCATGAAACAACCTTGTTTGTTGGTTCATGGGGGAACTAATTTTGTCAATCTGGGATTGAGTTCTCAAAAAGTCTGCAAGCTTTGGCCTATAAGACCCATCTCTAATCATGTTGAGTACATCTTCAGGGCtataattgttttgaaaaatagaTTCTTGAGTGTTAGAGTCTGACCATGAAAAGTTTCGATGTGAATCGCCATTTCGAAGCTTGATTGCAGCGCTGTCGTAAGCCATTGCTGCCTCAATCTCTGACTTAAACGTCCCAAGCCAGATCCTTTGATGATTTGCATATATTTGTGCACCCCAATGTCCATTGTTTTGGGGCACAACACCTTTGAATTTTGCAACAACATGTTGATTAAAGGTTTGATGATCATGTAGTACTCTTGCGCGCTTCGTTGCGCGAATTGTGCCATAGTTGTTGTCGTTTGACAAGATCATGCTTGGTGAATCTTGCACCATTTCTGTGTGAGAAAAACtaatgaagcaaagaagaagtaATGATTTTCAGGGGAAATTATTTAAGCAGATTGAGAGAGCAATGTAGAATATCTCAATGAGAAATTAGAGGAGTAAATCTGCCAATCAAGAGATACATGTGAATATATGATCTGTTGCATGAAAATGGAAGGTTTTTCTATTTGGGAGATGGAGATTATGGAAGTTCAGAATGAAATCAAGTTAGGTATCCTTGACAGCAAAATTTGATTAGGTCCAGTTTTTTAAGGTTAAAAACAAACTTCCTTACATATAACAGTACACATTGTTGTATAGATAAGAGTAGGTTAGTATGTTGAAACAAATCTGAAGTGGTTTTTGTCTTAAAATAGGCAAAAGACTTAACTGGATTTGAGGATATTACAAGACCTTTGTGGTTAGCAACTACTGTTAGTTGCACTTGCATGTGCATTTACATATCAAGGGCTTCTGCACTTCTTCTGTGTAATTGAACAGCTTGGCATCATAACAAGAATAATAGTAGGgatgttcattttattttttggtttagtttcaataaaaacaaaaacagaatttggatttattttttatgtaaaaattatGAGACAAATTTTTTGAATCCTCTAGTATTTGGATAAACGGATCGCTGCAGAAGTAGGAATAATGGCcaccaaaaataatattgtttccATAAAGTAGATAGTACTAGGGATCATCAAAGCACCATCTTTGTTCTAGTGAGTGTTATTCTCCGACTCTTATTGTCCATCCTTAGAGCGGGCGACTAATTAGTTCCACTTACATTTATGATtccaattataattaattttggtAAATTAAATTATCTCAAAATTGTCGTTGGACAATCAATGATTCATTttaatcaagattaaattaaagtTGGCCCTTGATTTTCTATAATTTTGCTAAAATAAATCAGGAGgatcaaataaaataattagggAAACTCCTTTGGCTCTCGATACACTTATTTGTCAAATATTGGATTTCCATATTGAGCATTCAAGtgattgatttagttttgtGATGTTTGGCTCAATGACCCAAATTAACCCTAAATTAGCTGTATCATAATATTGTTTGCAACGAAATTTCAATAGTATAATTAAACATCAATTTAGGTGGATCTCTGTTATGTTTCTCTTGGAAGCAACCCATGTAAGATACTTGAAATTGGTGTGCACTGAAAAATTGGTTGATTAACAAACTTCCTAAAATGTCAAAGGAATCATGTTTAGGATCACCAATTCTTGTGAGTTTAATCTGAgaacttctatatatatatatatatgcatgagaTGATGAGACACCATATACAATGTCAACCATTAAAATCAAATGATTATGCATtcattttatttgaaaaatgagGTAGTGTATAAACAAACGTCTCAAATTGTGGGCGTTGTTTTTTTAACTGGCAGCGTTATCTGGTGTTTCTCGTTAGCGTTATCATTAGACAAAATTCTTtactaaacaaaccctaaagtCTTAAAAAAATCAAGGATTATGTAAAATTAGGGATAAGATTAACCCTACATGAATAGTGTAATCCTAATACATATTTTATCTAAAAAACAAATGTACTGTAAATCAAAATCCTTGTTTTACACCCATTTTTTTAACTGCCTAAAAAAGATTAAGATGAGCACa
Protein-coding regions in this window:
- the LOC119996827 gene encoding LOW QUALITY PROTEIN: AP2/ERF and B3 domain-containing transcription factor At1g50680-like (The sequence of the model RefSeq protein was modified relative to this genomic sequence to represent the inferred CDS: inserted 1 base in 1 codon), producing MVQDSPSMILSNDNNYGTIRATKRARVLHDHQTFNQHVVAKFKGVVPQNNGHWGAQIYANHQRIWLGTFKSEIEAAMAYDSAAIKLRNGDSHRNFSWSDSNTQESIFQNNYSPEDVLNMIRDGSYRPKLADFLRTQSQIDKISSPMNQQTRLFHGTDSQFSCVQLFQKELTPSDVGKLNRLVIPKRFAVKYFPYISEDVDDHDDLELVFYDRNMRPWKFRYCYWKSSQXFVFTRGWNRFVKGKNLKEKDVVTFYKCDCPSHRAEDGQKLSLIDVVHGNNNGDKSCVVDGDEMQVGLELKLGQSRGEDEKELGLESSSSTHTVEEKGFRLFGVPINV